A single region of the Candidatus Marsarchaeota archaeon genome encodes:
- a CDS encoding NADH-quinone oxidoreductase subunit K, producing MIENVLIIVAFAIFSLGVAGLASSRNVVIMLLSVEAVLMAAALLAVTFFYFNTSAQAAILPLLFSIWSIAAAEIVVIIVFYKYLVRSETSLDVQRLEKLRE from the coding sequence ATGATTGAAAACGTGCTGATAATAGTTGCATTCGCGATATTCTCCCTGGGCGTGGCTGGGCTAGCCTCAAGCAGGAATGTAGTCATAATGCTGCTAAGCGTAGAAGCCGTACTCATGGCAGCCGCCCTGCTTGCAGTCACATTCTTTTATTTCAATACTTCCGCGCAGGCAGCAATCCTTCCATTGCTTTTCTCAATATGGAGCATTGCAGCAGCAGAAATCGTTGTGATAATAGTGTTCTACAAATATCTTGTAAGAAGCGAGACCAGCCTGGACGTGCAAA
- a CDS encoding NADH-quinone oxidoreductase subunit I yields MSILKGVYKVGKQLLEKPATLQYPEERDDLADNYRGIHKLDMKTCISCAACARICPNQTIDMVDIETDKGTKKMPQINLERCLFCALCEEVCPPQCLILTKDYNFEAYDRREYVRRPEDLQ; encoded by the coding sequence ATGAGCATACTGAAAGGCGTATACAAAGTCGGCAAGCAGCTGCTTGAGAAGCCTGCTACGCTGCAGTACCCTGAAGAAAGGGACGACCTTGCAGACAACTACAGGGGCATACACAAGCTGGACATGAAGACTTGCATAAGCTGTGCCGCCTGCGCAAGGATATGCCCAAACCAGACGATTGACATGGTCGACATAGAAACTGACAAAGGCACAAAAAAGATGCCGCAGATAAATCTGGAGAGGTGCCTTTTCTGTGCGCTTTGCGAAGAAGTGTGCCCTCCGCAATGCCTCATACTTACAAAAGACTATAATTTCGAAGCATATGACAGGCGGGAATACGTACGCAGGCCTGAGGATTTGCAGTAA